A region from the Nostoc sp. HK-01 genome encodes:
- a CDS encoding polysaccharide deacetylase produces the protein MFSKKAFQFLTAATITLVATAGSLSLAGFLNKDYLNNPLLFSQLIGKKSSNGLNGSTSVKAQDIALNTKKEAIPKEFQGQTIYEAKLPIKDKVIALTFDDGPGPKNTTQVLEILKKNHIKATFFLVGEMVSFHPQIVKQIADEGHVLGNHTWHHWYRRMDVATAASEINRTADIIYKLTGVKTTLFRPPGGFLHNGLVDYAKSQKYAIMMWSDESGDSQRRGVATTLIKNVEKSVKPGGIVLMHDGGGNRSRTVKALPQIIADLTSKGYKFVTIPELLAMQTQAKDVVTAESSIVTKDEHPNHQLHNQ, from the coding sequence GTGTTTAGCAAGAAAGCATTCCAATTTTTAACAGCAGCAACAATTACACTAGTTGCTACTGCTGGTAGCTTAAGTTTGGCAGGATTTCTGAACAAGGACTATCTTAACAATCCTTTATTATTTTCACAATTAATAGGTAAGAAATCATCCAATGGCTTGAATGGGTCAACATCAGTAAAAGCCCAAGATATTGCTTTAAATACAAAGAAAGAAGCTATACCAAAAGAATTTCAAGGACAAACTATTTATGAAGCAAAACTACCAATAAAAGATAAAGTTATTGCGCTGACATTCGATGACGGCCCCGGCCCAAAAAATACAACACAAGTACTAGAAATTTTAAAGAAAAATCATATCAAAGCTACGTTTTTCCTAGTGGGGGAAATGGTTAGCTTTCATCCGCAAATTGTCAAACAAATTGCAGATGAAGGTCATGTATTGGGAAACCACACATGGCATCATTGGTATCGGCGGATGGATGTAGCGACAGCTGCTAGTGAAATTAATCGTACAGCAGATATCATCTATAAACTTACAGGGGTAAAAACTACACTATTTCGTCCCCCCGGAGGCTTTTTACACAATGGTTTAGTTGATTACGCCAAAAGTCAAAAGTATGCGATCATGATGTGGTCAGATGAATCAGGAGATTCCCAACGTCGGGGAGTGGCTACAACCCTAATTAAAAATGTCGAAAAAAGTGTCAAACCTGGTGGAATTGTATTGATGCACGATGGCGGTGGTAATCGTTCTCGAACTGTTAAAGCATTACCGCAAATTATTGCAGATTTAACATCCAAAGGGTATAAGTTTGTCACCATACCCGAATTACTGGCAATGCAAACTCAAGCTAAAGATGTGGTGACGGCAGAATCATCTATAGTTACTAAAGATGAACATCCCAATCATCAATTACATAATCAATGA
- a CDS encoding peptidase M22 glycoprotease yields MTTELTTLPAQKYALSLHTTTPELGLAITNFADETRANVWNLGRDLSSYVHQYLIDFLQPQTWSDLAFISVAKGPGGFTGTRIGVVLARTLGQQLNIPVFAISTLAAVAWSHKNDYEKLIATEMPAQRGKVFGAIYQVNAATSEITALFPDTLLTPEAWQETLANCHTEYQLIQAQSGLAATVTSILELSSLEWRQGKRPDWSEAVPYYGQHPVEM; encoded by the coding sequence TTGACAACGGAATTAACAACTCTACCCGCCCAAAAATATGCTTTATCACTGCACACCACCACGCCAGAATTAGGCTTGGCTATTACTAACTTTGCTGATGAAACGCGCGCAAATGTTTGGAATTTAGGGCGTGATTTATCCAGTTATGTGCATCAATATTTAATTGATTTTCTCCAACCCCAAACTTGGTCAGATTTGGCATTTATTTCCGTTGCAAAAGGGCCAGGTGGTTTTACAGGAACTCGTATTGGTGTAGTCCTCGCCCGCACTTTAGGACAACAATTAAATATCCCTGTGTTTGCTATTTCTACTTTAGCGGCAGTAGCTTGGTCACACAAAAATGATTACGAAAAATTAATTGCTACAGAAATGCCAGCACAAAGAGGTAAAGTGTTTGGTGCTATTTATCAAGTTAATGCAGCTACTTCTGAAATCACAGCTTTATTTCCTGATACATTGCTCACACCAGAAGCTTGGCAAGAAACTTTAGCTAATTGTCATACTGAGTATCAGCTAATTCAAGCACAATCTGGGTTAGCCGCAACTGTAACCAGTATTTTGGAACTTTCTTCTCTAGAATGGCGACAAGGAAAACGACCCGATTGGTCAGAGGCTGTACCTTATTATGGACAACATCCAGTAGAAATGTAA